In Synechococcus sp. KORDI-52, one genomic interval encodes:
- a CDS encoding glycosyltransferase, producing the protein MAEILLLSVPVFGHVKPMLAIARELVRRGHRVRWLSGAAFRERVEGTGATFCGFVEGFDYSRSELVPARLQADRDRLSGMAKLRFDLATFFIEPCEGFCRDLLRLHRETPADMLICDSFLMAGAWWAEKTNRPWSQLSCTVLTLPSRALAPFGLGLQPDDSWRGWIRNRLLRVLTRSVLFRSLRRRADQARQALDLPLHRPWLFDVVSPHLVISSSVRSFEYPRPDCPPQVVYAGPLLEHSNEAFTPPPWWADLDHTTVVHVTQGTISNDPTQLIGPTLEALADEPVLVVACTGRSDGGLEALGSLPANARVTGYIPYGALLPKTSLVITNGGFQGVQAVLSHGIPMVTAGQSEDKPEVCARLQRTGASIDLATANPEPSTIRAAVRRVLNEPGFRSAAVAISREAEAAKGAVGAVDAIEAVLNR; encoded by the coding sequence ATGGCTGAAATCCTCCTGTTATCGGTTCCGGTTTTCGGTCACGTCAAGCCCATGTTGGCCATCGCTCGAGAGCTGGTCCGTCGAGGTCATCGGGTGCGCTGGCTCTCAGGTGCAGCGTTCCGGGAGCGGGTGGAGGGTACCGGTGCGACGTTCTGTGGCTTTGTTGAGGGGTTCGATTACTCCCGCTCGGAGCTGGTCCCTGCTCGTTTACAGGCTGATCGTGATCGCCTCAGCGGCATGGCCAAGTTGCGCTTTGATCTGGCGACATTCTTCATCGAACCCTGTGAGGGGTTTTGCAGGGATTTGCTTCGGCTCCATCGGGAAACTCCTGCGGACATGTTGATCTGCGACAGCTTTTTGATGGCTGGTGCCTGGTGGGCGGAAAAGACCAATCGGCCCTGGTCTCAGTTGTCCTGCACGGTGCTCACCTTGCCCAGCAGAGCTCTGGCGCCATTTGGTTTGGGCCTTCAACCCGATGATTCGTGGCGTGGGTGGATCCGAAATCGACTCTTGAGGGTCTTGACGCGGTCGGTGCTCTTTCGTTCCCTGCGGCGGCGTGCAGATCAAGCGCGCCAGGCTCTGGACCTCCCGCTACATCGCCCTTGGCTTTTTGATGTGGTTTCACCGCATCTGGTGATCAGCAGTTCGGTGCGCAGTTTTGAGTACCCCCGGCCCGATTGTCCGCCTCAGGTTGTCTATGCGGGCCCGTTACTGGAGCACAGCAATGAAGCGTTCACCCCTCCGCCTTGGTGGGCAGATCTTGATCACACCACGGTTGTGCATGTCACCCAGGGCACCATCAGCAACGACCCCACTCAACTGATTGGCCCCACGCTGGAGGCCTTGGCTGATGAGCCTGTGTTGGTGGTGGCTTGTACTGGGCGGAGCGATGGAGGGCTTGAAGCGCTTGGATCGTTGCCGGCCAATGCAAGGGTTACGGGATACATCCCCTACGGAGCACTGCTGCCGAAAACCTCTCTTGTGATCACGAATGGGGGGTTTCAGGGGGTGCAGGCTGTTCTGTCTCATGGGATCCCGATGGTGACAGCCGGACAGAGTGAGGACAAACCAGAGGTGTGCGCGCGTCTGCAGCGAACCGGTGCTTCGATTGATTTGGCGACTGCGAATCCGGAACCGTCAACAATTCGCGCCGCTGTCCGTAG